TCTTCCGTCGAGGAACTCGAGAAGCTCTCGCCGCAGGATGGCGAGGAAGAAGAACTCGCCGATCGCCGGCAGAAGATGATGAAAGCCGAGCGAATCGCCGGCGATATCGCCGAGGCGTCCGAATTCCTGAACGGCAATGCCTCGCCGGTGCCCCATATCGCCTCGCTGGTGCGCCGGCTCGAGCGCAAGAGCCATGAGGCGCCGGGACTGCTCGAAGACACTGTGACGCTGCTTGATGCCGCGCTCGACCAGCTTTCCAACGCGCAGATGGAAGTCGAGGCGGCGCTGCGCAAGACCGAATACGATCCTAGGGAGCTGGAGCGGGTGGAGGAGCGGCTTTTCGCGCTCAGGGCCGCCTCGCGCAAATATTCCGTGCCCGTCACTGAGCTGCCGGCGTTAGCTGTGCGCATGATCGCCGATCTTGCCGATCTCGACGCGGGCGAGGAGCGGCTTGCGCGGCTCGACGCCGAGGTCGGCCTAGCGCGGGAAAATTACGATGCGGCGGCGCGCTCGCTGTCTGACAAGCGCCATCGTGCCGGCACCGCACTGGCTGGGGCCGTCATGGCCGAGCTGCCGGCGCTTAAACTCGAACGCGCCCGTTTTATGGTCGAGATTACCACGGATGCAGGGGAGGCGCTCGCCGAAGGCATCGACGTCGTCGAGTTCCATGTTCAGACCAATCCCGGCACGCGGCCGGGCTCGATCATGAAGGTCGCCTCGGGCGGCGAGCTGTCGCGTTTCCTGCTGGCGCTGAAAGTGGCGCTTGCCGATCGCGGATCGGCTCCGACGCTCGTCTTCGATGAAATCGATACCGGCGTCGGCGGCGCGGTGGCCGATGCGATCGGCCAGCGGCTGAAGCGGCTGTCGGAGCGGGTGCAGGTGTTGTCGGTCACGCATGCGCCGCAGGTCGCGGCGCGGGCTGCGACGCATCTGTTGATTTCCAAGGGACCGTCGGCCGACGGTTCGGAAAAGATCGCCACGCGCGTCGCCACGATGGCGCAAAAGGATCGCACCGAGGAGATCGCCCGTATGCTGGCCGGGGCTTCGGTCACCGAAGAGGCGAGGGCGGCGGCGAAGCGGCTGCTCGCCGGCAACGGCTGATTTTTCTTCCGATGCTCTTTCCGCTCGGGCCGGCGGGATGACAATCATCCCGCGGCGCGATATGCGCTGAAGCTTCCCGATCGGCGGCGAGCTCATGCCATGCGGCTTTTCCATTTCAGCGACGATTCCGGTATTGCTGCGTTCGAGCCACGTTCGGTTCGCGTCCCGTCTGCCCGCGCGCCCGGCCGGGAATGGCTGAACGGTCCGCTCGTCTGGGCAATCGATGCCGATCATGATTTCATGTATCTCTTTCCGCGCGATTGTCCCCGCATCCTGCTCTGGGCGACAGCCGATACGCTGGAGGCCGAACGGCGGCGCTGGCTCGGCGACTGGCGGGCCGTTGCCTACGTAGAGCGCCATTGGCTGGAGAGGCTCGAAGCGGATACCATCCACCGCTACGAGCTGCCGGCCGAGGGCTTCGAGGATCTGGATGATGCTGGCATGTGGGTGGCCCGCAGACGCGTTGTTCCCATCGAGCGCACCGCCATCTCGCGGCTCGACCAGGAGTTTGCGCCGCGCAAGGTGGAGCTTCGGGTGGTGGACACGCTGACGCCGCTGAAAGGGCTCTGGGGCACCAGCCTGCATGTCAGTGGCATCAGGTTGCGTAATGCGAACGATTGGGAATAGGCCGGGGAGGGCGGTGACAAGGGTTCCAAGGCATGAAAGTCGGCGCGAAAGCTCACCTCAATCTCCCTCATCCCTGTGCTCGTCACAGGGATCCAGCGCGACCAAGTCCTTGGGCGCGGGAGATTCTTCTTCCTTGAAAGAGAGTCATTCACGGCGCAGAGGCGCCGTGGCTGGATTCCTGTGACAGGCACAGGAATGGAGGAGGAGAGGTGAGCAGGCCGATCCTCCCGACGGCGGATACGCGGCCTCTCTTTTCATCCGGAAATTTTGCTCTAAAAAACAATGCAGATTCTCTGGAGTGATGTTCCATGCCCACCGAAGGTTCCACCGTCGACACGTTGACGATCGAAGAGGCTGCCGTCGAGCTTGAACGGCTGGCAAAGGAGATTGCGCATCACGATGCGCTCTATCACGGCAAGGACCGGCCGGAGATTTCGGATGCTGATTACGACGCGCTGAAGCGCCGCAACGATGCGCTGGAAGTGCGGTTTCCCGAGTTGATCCGCGAAGACAGCCCATCGCGGCATGTCGGTGCAGCGCCCTCCGTCACGTTCTCGCCTGTCGTCCATGCGCGGCCGATGCTGTCGCTCGACAATACTTTCTCGCAGGAGGACGTGCAGGATTTCGTCGCCGGCGTCTATCGCTTCCTCGGCCGGCTGCCGGACCAGTCGATCGCCTTTACCGCCGAACCGAAGATCGACGGGCTCTCGATGTCGATCCGTTACGAAAACGGCAGGCTGGTGACGGCAGCGACACGCGGCGACGGCACGACGGGTGAGAATGTCACCGCCAATATCCGCACCATCGCCGAGATCCCCAACGAGCTGCCGAAGGGTGTTCCCGCCGTCGTGGAGATCCGCGGTGAAGTCTATATGGCCAAGAGCGACTTCCTGGCGCTGAACCGGCAGATGGAGGCGGAGGGCAAGCAGACCTATGTCAATCCGCGTAATACGGCTGCCGGATCGCTGCGCCAGCTCGACGCCAAGGTGACGGCGAGCCGCAAGCTGAAATTCTTCGCCTACGCCTGGGGCGAGATGTCGGAAATGCCCGCCGACACGCAATTTGGGATGGTGCAGACCTTCAAGGATTGGGGTTTCCCCGTGAACCCTCTGATGAAGCGGCTGAACTCGGTCGCCGACATCCTGTCGCATTATGACGAGATCGGTCTCGAGCGCCCGGATCTCGACTACGACATCGACGGCGTCGTCTACAAGGTCGACAGTCTCGAGCTGCAGGCCCGTCTCGGCTTCCGCTCGCGTTCGCCGCGCTGGGCGACGGCGCACAAGTTTCCTGCCGAACAGGCATTCACGATCGTCGAGAATATCGACATCCAAGTCGGCCGCACCGGCGCCCTCACACCTGTCGCGCGATTGACGCCGATCACCGTCGGTGGCGTGGTCGTCACCAATGCGACGCTGCACAACGCGGATTACATCCAGGGCATCGGCAATAGCGGCGAACGCATCCGCGACGACGAGCACGATATCCGCATTGGTGATACCGTCATCGTGCAGCGCGCCGGCGACGTCATTCCGCAGGTACTCGACGTCGTCATGGAGAAGCGCTTGGCCGAGGCCAGGCCCTACGAAT
The nucleotide sequence above comes from Rhizobium indicum. Encoded proteins:
- a CDS encoding DUF6886 family protein is translated as MRLFHFSDDSGIAAFEPRSVRVPSARAPGREWLNGPLVWAIDADHDFMYLFPRDCPRILLWATADTLEAERRRWLGDWRAVAYVERHWLERLEADTIHRYELPAEGFEDLDDAGMWVARRRVVPIERTAISRLDQEFAPRKVELRVVDTLTPLKGLWGTSLHVSGIRLRNANDWE
- the recN gene encoding DNA repair protein RecN — encoded protein: MLIQLSIRDIVLIERLDLAFETGLSVLTGETGAGKSILLDSLSLALGGRGDGDLVRHGEDKGQVTAVFDVGMEHGARTLLRENGIDDEGDLIFRRQQSADGRTKAYVNDQPVSVQLMRQAGQMLVEIHGQHDDRALVDTNAHRTLLDAFAGLTDEVSEVSRLYRLWRDSERTLKKHREKVESAAREADYLRSSVEELEKLSPQDGEEEELADRRQKMMKAERIAGDIAEASEFLNGNASPVPHIASLVRRLERKSHEAPGLLEDTVTLLDAALDQLSNAQMEVEAALRKTEYDPRELERVEERLFALRAASRKYSVPVTELPALAVRMIADLADLDAGEERLARLDAEVGLARENYDAAARSLSDKRHRAGTALAGAVMAELPALKLERARFMVEITTDAGEALAEGIDVVEFHVQTNPGTRPGSIMKVASGGELSRFLLALKVALADRGSAPTLVFDEIDTGVGGAVADAIGQRLKRLSERVQVLSVTHAPQVAARAATHLLISKGPSADGSEKIATRVATMAQKDRTEEIARMLAGASVTEEARAAAKRLLAGNG
- the ligA gene encoding NAD-dependent DNA ligase LigA, whose amino-acid sequence is MPTEGSTVDTLTIEEAAVELERLAKEIAHHDALYHGKDRPEISDADYDALKRRNDALEVRFPELIREDSPSRHVGAAPSVTFSPVVHARPMLSLDNTFSQEDVQDFVAGVYRFLGRLPDQSIAFTAEPKIDGLSMSIRYENGRLVTAATRGDGTTGENVTANIRTIAEIPNELPKGVPAVVEIRGEVYMAKSDFLALNRQMEAEGKQTYVNPRNTAAGSLRQLDAKVTASRKLKFFAYAWGEMSEMPADTQFGMVQTFKDWGFPVNPLMKRLNSVADILSHYDEIGLERPDLDYDIDGVVYKVDSLELQARLGFRSRSPRWATAHKFPAEQAFTIVENIDIQVGRTGALTPVARLTPITVGGVVVTNATLHNADYIQGIGNSGERIRDDEHDIRIGDTVIVQRAGDVIPQVLDVVMEKRLAEARPYEFPKTCPVCGSHAVRERHEKTGKLDSVTRCTGGFICRAQATEHLKHFVSRNAFDIEGLGSKQIDFFFENEDASLQIRTAPDIFTLEKRQQQSLTKLENIDGFGKVSVGKLYAAITERRSIALHRFIYALGIRHVGETTAKLLARSYGTYAAFETAMREAEALSGDAWNDLNAIEGIGEVVARAIVEFYKEPRNVEVITRLIEEVTPEEAEQPKTAGSPVAGKTVVFTGSLEKFTRDEAKARAESLGAKVAGSVSKKTDIVVAGPGAGSKLDKARELGVQTMDEDEWLALISG